One part of the Glycine soja cultivar W05 chromosome 11, ASM419377v2, whole genome shotgun sequence genome encodes these proteins:
- the LOC114373474 gene encoding CDPK-related kinase 5-like, which translates to MGLCTSKPTHYSPQSATRSPAAPSQNDAVTLTLSAEPHANGENQNPKEPENSGTRSPFFPFYSPSPGRYVFPVSPRRFFKRPFPPPSPAKHIKAALARRHGSVKPNEAAIPEAEAVAGLDKNFGFSKHFGNKYELGGEVGRGHFGYTCVAKVKKGELKGQQVAVKVIPKAKMTTAIAIEDVRREVKILKALTGHKNLVQFYDAYEDHDNVYIVMELCEGGELLDRILSRGGKYTEEDAKAVLRQILNVVAFCHLQGVVHRDLKPENFLFASKDESSKLKAIDFGLSDFVKLDERLNDIVGSAYYVAPEVLHRAYSTEADVWSIGVIAYILLCGSRPFWARTESGIFRAVLKADPIFDEPPWPSLSDEATNFVKRLLNKDPRKRMSAAQALSHPWIRNKDVKLPLDILIFKLMKAYMCSSSLRKAALRALSKTLTVDELFYLREQFALLEPSKNGTINLENIKVVLMVNATDAMKESRIPDFLASLNALQYRRMDFDEFCAAALSVHQLETLDQWEQNARCAYDFFEKDGNKAIVIDELASELGLGPSVPVHAVLHDWIRHTDGKLSFLGFVKLLHGPSRSLAKAL; encoded by the exons ATGGGTCTCTGCACTTCGAAACCCACTCATTACTCTCCTCAATCCGCCACTCGCTCCCCCGCGGCACCTTCTCAAAACGACGCCGTCACACTCACTCTCAGCGCCGAACCTCACGCCAATGGCGAAAACCAAAACCCTAAGGAGCCCGAGAACAGCGGTACGAGATCTCCGTTTTTCCCATTCTATAGTCCCAGTCCGGGCCGCTACGTGTTCCCGGTCTCTCCGCGGCGCTTCTTCAAGCGCCCGTTTCCGCCGCCGTCGCCTGCCAAGCATATAAAGGCGGCACTGGCGCGTCGGCACGGCTCGGTGAAGCCCAATGAGGCTGCCATACCGGAGGCCGAGGCGGTCGCCGGACTCGACAAGAACTTCGGATTCTCCAAGCATTTCGGAAATAAATATGAACTTGGAGGTGAGGTTGGGAGAGGGCATTTTGGGTACACCTGTGTTGCGAAGGTGAAGAAAGGAGAGCTGAAGGGACAGCAAGTGGCCGTTAAAGTCATTCCAAAAGCCAAG ATGACCACTGCAATTGCTATCGAGGATGTGAGAAGGGAAGTAAAAATATTGAAAGCTTTGACTGGACACAAGAATCTAGTACAATTCTATGATGCATATGAAGACCACGATAATGTCTATATAGTAATGGA GTTGTGTGAAGGAGGAGAGCTGTTAGACAGAATATTATCaag AGGAGGGAAGTACACAGAGGAAGATGCAAAAGCTGTCCTGAGACAAATACTGAATGTAGTTGCCTTTTGCCATTTACAGGGTGTTGTGCATCGTGATCTTAAACCTGAG AACTTCTTGTTCGCATCCAAGGATGAGAGCTCAAAGCTGAAGGCCATAGACTTTGGGTTGTCAGATTTTGTTAAACTAG ATGAAAGACTTAATGATATTGTTGGCAGTGCATACTACGTGGCTCCCGAAGTTCTACATAGAGCTTACAGTACAGAGGCTGATGTCTGGAGTATTGGAGTGAttgcatatattttattatgtggTAGCCGTCCCTTTTGGGCCCGAACCGAGTCTGGTATCTTTCGTGCGGTATTGAAAGCTGACCCAATTTTTGATGAACCTCCTTGGCCTTCTCTGTCAGATGAGGCAACCAATTTTGTTAAGCGATTACTAAATAAAGATCCACGGAAAAGAATGTCTGCAGCACAGGCGTTAA GTCATCCATGGATTAGAAACAAGGATGTAAAATTACCTCTGGATATTCTAATATTCAAGCTCATGAAGGCATATATGTGTTCCTCATCTCTACGAAAAGCAGCTTTAAGG GCTCTGTCTAAGACGCTAACTGTTGATGAGCTATTTTATTTGAGGGAGCAGTTTGCACTTTTAGAGCCAAGCAAAAATGGCACCATTAACTTGGAAAATATCAAAGTG GTCTTGATGGTAAATGCAACAGATGCTATGAAGGAGTCACGCATACCTGACTTTTTGGCATCA CTTAATGCATTACAATATAGAAGGATGGATTTTGACGAGTTCTGTGCAGCTGCCCTTAGTGTTCATCAACTTGAAACACTTGACCAGTGGGAGCAAAATGCACGTTGTGCCTATGACTTTTTTGAAAAGGATGGAAACAAGGCTATAGTCATTGACGAACTAGCTTCG GAGCTTGGGCTTGGTCCATCTGTCCCTGTTCATGCTGTTCTCCATGATTGGATTCGGCACACTGATGGAAAATTAAGTTTCCTTGGATTTGTCAAACTGTTGCATGGCCCATCTAGAAGTCTTGCAAAAGCTCTATAG
- the LOC114374594 gene encoding peroxidase 10-like has translation MEFTSNNMLPFVSMFWLVFLSPLVNCQLYYNFYDSTCPNLTGIVRSNVWSAMAKDARIAASLLRLHFHDCFVIGCDASVLLDDTGTLKGEKNALPNKNSLRGFEVIDTIKSALEKACPSTVSCADILALAAREAVNLSKGTFWYVPLGRRDGTTASESEANNLPSPFEPIENITAKFISKGLEKKDVAVLSGAHTLGFAQCFTFKPRLFDFGGSGKSDPALDVSLLQNLVKLCPNQADSDTNLAPLDPVTTNTFDNMYYKNIVNNSGLLQSDQALLGDSTTASLVNTYSKWPLMFFRDFGISMEKMGRIGVLTGSQGQIRTNCRAVN, from the exons ATGGAGTTTACCTCTAATAATATGCTTCCTTTTGTTTCAATGTTTTGGCTTGTGTTCCTAAGTCCTTTAGTGAACTGTCAACTTTATTATAATTTCTATGACTCAACTTGTCCAAACCTGACCGGAATTGTTCGATCCAACGTGTGGTCAGCTATGGCCAAGGATGCAAGAATTGCTGCTTCTCTCTTGCGCCTTCATTTCCATGATTGTTTTGTCATT GGATGTGATGCATCTGTGCTACTTGATGATACGGGCACTTTAAAGGGGGAGAAAAACGCACTGCCTAATAAAAATTCACTCAGAGGATTTGAGGTCATTGACACAATCAAGTCTGCATTGGAGAAGGCTTGTCCATCCACTGTGTCATGTGCTGATATACTTGCTCTAGCGGCAAGAGAAGCTGTTAATCTT AGTAAAGGTACATTTTGGTATGTGCCTCTGGGTCGTAGAGATGGTACAACAGCAAGTGAGAGCGAGGCAAATAACTTGCCATCACCCTTTGAACCTATAGAAAACATTACCGCCAAGTTTATATCCAAGGGTCTTGAAAAGAAGGATGTGGCAGTACTCTCAG GTGCACACACTCTTGGCTTTGCTCAATGCTTCACGTTCAAGCCTAGGCTCTTCGACTTTGGTGGCTCTGGTAAATCTGATCCAGCACTTGATGTTTCACTCCTACAAAATTTAGTGAAACTGTGTCCAAATCAAGCTGACTCTGACACCAATTTGGCTCCCTTGGATCCCGTCACCACCAACACATTTGATAACATGTATTACAAAAACATTGTGAACAATTCGGGGCTGCTTCAGTCAGACCAGGCTCTTTTGGGTGACAGCACCACTGCTTCACTGGTCAACACGTATAGCAAGTGGCCTCTTATGTTCTTCAGAGACTTTGGAATATCTATGGAGAAAATGGGTCGCATAGGTGTACTCACAGGATCACAGGGGCAAATAAGAACAAACTGTAGGGCTGTTAACTAG